A portion of the Poecile atricapillus isolate bPoeAtr1 chromosome 7, bPoeAtr1.hap1, whole genome shotgun sequence genome contains these proteins:
- the HPDL gene encoding 4-hydroxyphenylpyruvate dioxygenase-like protein, translated as MAASLSRPCFISLHLPYRQGWAQHLANTFRFQPVAVRETPRVRQLALRRESAIFLVNERLAPASTSSRDFLYDIDPQPTLGTASNVCFEVDDVPGLCKRLQSQGCSLLVPPTELSDDSGSVTYGVVSSVVGNISHTLLDRSCYRGPFLPGFQPIRGAPSATGDGIKITHFDHITYVCPRGGARAALDWYQRCFGFHRFLLNPQERPAEGYVLGGQGVGMLLLALQSAQGTPAHGCKLVFAESLSQNGTNQVDTFLEQHGGAGIQHVGLCTTDIVSTTRALQQQGARFFTPPTMYYSQGGKAQEIRGAGQDPQMLAELGILLDTTVPGDKGRAGTDATESSSQEYLMQIFTHPIFSEETFFLELIDRRGAPGFGEGNIRALWKAVQVYMDQQQ; from the coding sequence ATGGCAGCCTCGTTGAGCCGCCCCTGCTTCATCTCCCTGCACCTGCCctacaggcagggctgggcccagcacCTGGCCAACACCTTTCGCTTCCAGCCAGTGGCCGTGCGGGAGACGCCGCGTGTCCGGCAGCTGGCCTTGCGACGGGAATCTGCCATCTTCCTCGTCAACGAGCGCCTGGCACCTGCCAGCACCTCATCCCGTGATTTCCTCTATGACATAGATCCCCAGCCCACCTTGGGCACAGCCTCCAACGTCTGCTTCGAGGTGGATGATGTGCCAGGGCTCTGCAAGCggctgcagagccagggatgCTCCTTGCTGGTGCCCCCCACTGAGCTGAGCGATGACAGTGGTTCTGTCACCTACGGGGTGGTGAGCTCTGTCGTGGGCAACATCAGCCACACCCTTTTGGACCGATCCTGTTACCGGGGTCCCTTCCTACCCGGCTTCCAGCCCATCCGGGGAGCCCCCTCAGCCACAGGGGATGGGATTAAGATCACTCACTTTGACCACATCACGTATGTTTGCCCCCGGGGCGGGGCCCGGGCGGCTCTGGACTGGTACCAGCGCTGCTTTGGCTTCCACCGCTTCCTGCTGAACCCCCAGGAGAGACCAGCTGAAGGGTACGTGCtgggggggcagggggtgggCATGCTGCTCCTCGCACTGCAGAGCGCCCAGGGCACCCCAGCACACGGCTGCAAGCTGGTCTTTGCCGAGTCCCTCTCCCAGAATGGCACCAACCAGGTCGACACGTTCCTGGAGCAGCACGGCGGGGCTGGGATCCAGCACGTCGGCCTCTGCACCACTGACATAGTCAGCACGaccagggctctgcagcagcagggagcacgGTTCTTCACACCCCCCACCATGTATTACAGCCAGGGGGGCAAAGCACAGGAGATccgaggagctgggcaggaccCCCAGATGCTGGCAGAGCTTGGCATCCTCCTGGATACCACAGTGCCTGGGGACAAGGGCCGGGCAGGCACTGATGCCACAGAGAGTTCCTCTCAGGAATATCTGATGCAGATCTTTACCCATCCCATCTTCTCTGAGGAGACCTTCTTCCTGGAGCTCATTGACCGTCGGGGAGCACCAGGCTTCGGTGAAGGCAATATCCGGGCACTGTGGAAAGCTGTGCAAGTCTACATGGACCAGCAGCAATAG